A single Candidatus Krumholzibacteriia bacterium DNA region contains:
- the gnd gene encoding decarboxylating 6-phosphogluconate dehydrogenase — translation MQIGMIGLGRMGANMVRRLLHGGHDCVVYNKAPGPVQELAAAGAHASSSLADLVRQLQAPRAIWLMIPAGAVDATLATLTPLLGRGDIVVDGGNSHYHDDITRATALAARGIHYVDCGTSGGVWGLERGYCLMIGGATEAVQRLEPIFATLAPGVGAAPPTPGREDASPRRSAEAGYLHCGPPGAGHFVKMVHNGIEYGVMAAYAEGFNLLRHANVGDEHRPVDAETTPLRHPEHFRYDFDLAEIAEVWRRGSVIASWLLDLTAAAFLRSPELAEYSGRVSDSGEGRWTIHAAVDAGVPAHVLTAALYERFESRQEAEFQNRVLSAMRHAFGGHLEKKGDG, via the coding sequence GTGCAGATCGGCATGATTGGTCTCGGCCGCATGGGCGCCAACATGGTGCGGCGTCTGTTGCACGGCGGTCACGACTGCGTGGTGTACAACAAGGCGCCCGGGCCGGTGCAGGAACTCGCCGCCGCCGGCGCGCACGCCTCTTCTTCGCTCGCCGATCTCGTCCGCCAGTTGCAGGCACCGCGGGCGATCTGGCTCATGATCCCGGCCGGCGCGGTGGACGCGACGCTCGCCACGCTCACCCCGCTGCTCGGGCGCGGGGACATCGTCGTGGACGGCGGCAACTCGCACTATCACGACGACATCACCCGTGCCACAGCGCTCGCCGCTCGCGGCATCCACTATGTCGACTGCGGCACCAGCGGCGGTGTCTGGGGCCTCGAGCGCGGCTACTGCCTCATGATCGGTGGCGCAACCGAGGCGGTGCAGCGCCTCGAGCCCATCTTCGCCACCCTGGCTCCGGGAGTCGGCGCGGCACCTCCCACACCGGGACGTGAAGATGCTTCGCCGCGCCGCAGCGCCGAAGCCGGGTATCTCCACTGCGGCCCGCCGGGCGCCGGCCACTTCGTCAAGATGGTGCACAACGGCATCGAATACGGCGTGATGGCGGCCTACGCCGAGGGGTTCAACCTGCTGCGTCATGCCAACGTCGGCGACGAACACCGTCCCGTCGACGCGGAGACGACGCCGCTCCGGCATCCGGAGCATTTCCGCTACGACTTCGACCTGGCCGAGATCGCCGAGGTCTGGCGGCGCGGCAGCGTCATCGCCTCGTGGCTGCTCGATTTGACCGCGGCGGCGTTTCTCCGCAGCCCCGAGCTCGCCGAGTACTCCGGCAGGGTCTCCGATTCCGGCGAAGGCCGCTGGACGATCCACGCCGCCGTGGACGCCGGCGTCCCGGCGCACGTTCTCACCGCCGCCCTCTATGAACGTTTCGAATCGCGCCAGGAAGCGGAGTTCCAGAACCGGGTGCTCTCCGCCATGCGCCATGCCTTCGGCGGACATCTGGAGAAGAAGGGAGACGGCTGA
- a CDS encoding CoA-acylating methylmalonate-semialdehyde dehydrogenase: MPKTLQHRIGGKPVDGTSGRFGDVFDPGTGEVSARAPYASTEEVHAAVQAAQAAWPGWAATPPAQRARVMFRFRDLVEQHKHDVAKLVASEHGKTLDDALGSVLRGAEIIEFACGIPQLLKGEHNENVAGNIDSYAVRQPLGVCVGITPFNFPAMVPLWMYPIALACGNTFVLKPSERDPSAALRLAELAGEAGLPDGVLNVLVGDKVAVDALLVHPDVAAVSFVGSTPVAEHVYRTATAHGKRVQALGGAKNHLVVMPDADLQVTADALVGSAYGSAGERCMAVSVAVAVGDRVADALVSELKPRIEKLRLGPHTDPKAEMGPLVTGAHRAKVAGYVDTGVAEGANLVVDGRGYQVPGHEGGFFLGGCLFDRVTPEMRIYKEEIFGPVLCVVRAESYEQALRLVNEHEYGNGAAIFTRDGETARDFCARVKVGMVGINVPIPVPTAYHSFGGWKRSLFGDHHMHGPEGVRFYTRLKTVTSRWPSGMRRGPDLSFPQTR, from the coding sequence GTGCCCAAGACTCTGCAGCATCGCATCGGCGGCAAGCCCGTGGACGGAACGAGCGGCCGCTTCGGCGACGTCTTCGACCCGGGGACGGGCGAGGTGAGCGCCCGGGCTCCCTATGCCAGCACCGAAGAGGTGCACGCCGCCGTCCAGGCCGCCCAAGCGGCATGGCCGGGCTGGGCAGCGACGCCGCCGGCGCAGCGGGCGCGGGTGATGTTCCGCTTCCGCGATCTCGTCGAACAACACAAGCACGACGTCGCCAAGCTCGTGGCTTCCGAGCACGGCAAGACCCTGGACGACGCCCTGGGTTCGGTGCTCCGGGGCGCCGAGATCATCGAGTTCGCCTGCGGCATCCCGCAGCTGCTGAAGGGCGAGCACAACGAGAACGTGGCGGGCAACATCGACAGCTATGCCGTGCGCCAGCCTCTCGGCGTCTGCGTCGGCATCACCCCGTTCAACTTCCCTGCCATGGTGCCGCTGTGGATGTATCCCATCGCTCTGGCCTGCGGCAACACCTTCGTCCTCAAGCCCTCGGAGCGCGATCCCTCTGCGGCGCTACGGCTGGCCGAGCTCGCCGGCGAAGCCGGGCTGCCGGACGGCGTGCTCAACGTCCTCGTCGGCGACAAGGTGGCCGTGGATGCACTCCTCGTCCACCCGGACGTCGCCGCAGTGAGCTTCGTCGGCTCGACTCCGGTGGCGGAGCACGTCTACCGCACCGCCACGGCACATGGGAAACGGGTGCAAGCCCTGGGCGGCGCCAAGAATCATCTCGTGGTCATGCCCGATGCGGATCTGCAAGTGACCGCGGACGCCCTGGTGGGCTCGGCCTACGGCTCCGCCGGGGAACGCTGCATGGCGGTGTCGGTGGCCGTCGCCGTGGGCGACCGGGTCGCCGATGCCCTGGTGTCGGAGTTGAAGCCCCGCATCGAAAAATTGCGCCTTGGCCCCCACACCGATCCGAAGGCCGAAATGGGGCCCCTCGTCACCGGTGCCCATCGCGCCAAGGTGGCGGGCTACGTCGACACCGGCGTCGCCGAAGGGGCCAACCTGGTCGTGGACGGCCGGGGGTACCAGGTGCCGGGGCACGAAGGCGGCTTCTTCCTCGGGGGCTGCCTCTTCGACCGCGTGACCCCGGAGATGCGCATCTACAAGGAAGAGATCTTCGGCCCGGTGCTGTGCGTGGTGCGCGCCGAGAGCTACGAGCAGGCGCTCCGCCTGGTGAACGAGCACGAGTACGGTAACGGCGCCGCCATCTTCACCCGGGACGGCGAGACCGCTCGGGACTTCTGCGCCCGGGTCAAAGTCGGCATGGTGGGGATCAATGTTCCCATCCCCGTCCCCACCGCCTACCACAGCTTCGGTGGCTGGAAACGCTCCCTCTTCGGGGACCACCACATGCATGGCCCCGAAGGTGTAAGATTTTATACGCGCCTCAAGACCGTGACCTCGCGCTGGCCCTCCGGCATGCGACGCGGCCCCGATCTTTCCTTCCCCCAGACCCGGTAG
- a CDS encoding ornithine cyclodeaminase family protein, which produces MRRRETLLLTRGEVAALLGIDECIAAVERAFALHAAGRSLPPGVLGVHAPGGGFHLKAAGLQMGRSYFAAKLNGNFPGNRERFGLPTIQGVVVLCDADNGSPLALMDSMQITILRTGAATAAAAKRLARASASAAAIIGCGNQGRVQLRALARVLPLRRVWAFDTEAPRLRAFLEEMSTELGLEVEPAGDPGAAARAADVCVTCTPSRRAFLRPGDLQPGAFLAAVGADSDDKQELEPTLVAGCKIVVDDLEQCATIGELHHALEAGLLTRADVHADLAAVIAGDAPGRTSEDEIILFDSTGTALQDVAAAAMVYEMASAAGAGTWLDLGR; this is translated from the coding sequence ATGCGCAGGCGAGAGACGCTGCTTTTGACCCGCGGCGAGGTCGCCGCGTTGCTCGGCATCGACGAGTGCATCGCGGCGGTGGAGCGCGCCTTCGCCTTGCACGCCGCAGGGCGAAGTTTGCCGCCTGGGGTCCTCGGCGTGCACGCGCCCGGCGGCGGCTTCCACCTCAAGGCCGCGGGTCTGCAGATGGGGCGGAGCTACTTTGCCGCCAAGCTCAATGGCAACTTCCCGGGCAACCGCGAGCGGTTCGGGCTGCCGACGATCCAGGGAGTCGTCGTACTCTGCGACGCGGACAACGGCTCGCCGCTGGCCCTGATGGATTCGATGCAGATCACCATCCTGCGCACCGGTGCGGCGACGGCCGCCGCCGCCAAGCGCCTGGCGCGGGCAAGCGCCTCCGCTGCTGCCATCATCGGTTGCGGGAACCAGGGGCGCGTGCAGCTCCGGGCCCTCGCCCGCGTGCTCCCGCTCCGGCGCGTTTGGGCCTTCGACACCGAGGCGCCGCGCCTGCGCGCCTTCCTGGAAGAGATGTCCACGGAGCTGGGGCTCGAAGTGGAGCCGGCCGGCGATCCCGGTGCTGCCGCGCGCGCGGCCGACGTTTGCGTCACCTGCACGCCGTCGCGGCGCGCCTTCCTCCGGCCTGGCGACCTGCAGCCTGGAGCCTTCCTCGCTGCGGTCGGAGCCGACAGTGACGACAAGCAGGAGCTCGAGCCCACCCTGGTGGCCGGCTGCAAGATCGTCGTCGACGACCTGGAGCAGTGCGCCACGATCGGTGAGTTGCACCATGCGCTCGAGGCGGGACTCCTCACCCGCGCCGACGTGCACGCCGATCTCGCCGCCGTGATCGCCGGCGACGCCCCGGGCCGTACATCGGAGGACGAGATCATCCTCTTCGACAGCACCGGTACGGCTCTGCAAGATGTGGCGGCCGCCGCCATGGTCTACGAAATGGCCTCGGCGGCCGGCGCGGGCACCTGGCTGGACCTCGGGCGCTGA
- a CDS encoding MBL fold metallo-hydrolase — protein sequence MKIQFLGAARQVTGSCYYIEAGGRRVLVDCGLFQEREFQKRNWDRTPIDPSSLDAVILTHAHLDHTGRLPRLVKEGFRGRVLTTEPTVDLAELVLLDSARLQQEDLEFKKKRHEQEGRKAQHPYEPLYNVQDVEQTLALMQGYGYGKPVDLGQGFSVRFLDAGHILGSAMVEITAGNGADARRLLFSGDMGQPDRPIVNDPAIVESADYVVLESTYGIRDHDHAHSIADQLATVVLDTYERGGNVVIPTFAIERAQEVLLHLGALIEAKRIPGMLVFLDSPMAVDVLQIYRDYPAYMDAETRQTLESPTLRRVSEHWLRLVRGRRESQAINSIRGTCIIMAGSGMCTGGRIKHHLLHNLGRPGSTVVFVGYQAVGTLGRLIHDGAEEVRLFGQMLKVRAQVRSIQGLSAHAGRSDLLQWLSHFRQPPRRLIVTHGEEKAALALAEEIRTRMGWEVTVPQYMDEISLS from the coding sequence ATGAAGATCCAGTTCCTGGGTGCGGCCCGGCAAGTCACCGGGTCGTGCTACTACATCGAGGCCGGGGGCCGTCGTGTGCTCGTCGACTGCGGCCTCTTCCAGGAACGCGAGTTCCAGAAACGCAACTGGGACCGCACCCCCATCGATCCGAGCAGCCTCGACGCGGTGATCCTCACCCACGCCCACCTGGACCACACGGGACGCCTGCCCCGGCTGGTGAAGGAGGGCTTCCGCGGCCGGGTCCTGACCACGGAGCCGACGGTGGACCTGGCCGAGCTGGTGCTGCTGGACTCGGCGCGTCTGCAGCAAGAAGACCTGGAATTCAAGAAGAAGCGGCACGAGCAAGAGGGTCGCAAGGCCCAGCACCCGTACGAGCCCCTCTATAACGTGCAAGACGTGGAGCAGACCCTCGCGCTCATGCAGGGTTACGGCTATGGGAAGCCCGTCGACCTGGGCCAGGGCTTCAGCGTGCGCTTCCTCGACGCGGGCCACATCCTGGGCTCGGCCATGGTGGAGATCACTGCCGGGAACGGGGCCGACGCGCGCCGCCTGCTCTTCTCCGGCGACATGGGCCAGCCCGACCGGCCCATCGTCAACGATCCCGCCATCGTCGAGTCCGCCGACTACGTGGTCCTGGAATCCACCTATGGGATCCGGGATCACGACCATGCCCACAGCATCGCGGACCAGCTCGCCACGGTCGTTCTCGACACCTACGAGCGCGGCGGCAACGTGGTCATCCCCACCTTCGCCATCGAACGAGCGCAAGAAGTGCTGCTGCATCTGGGAGCGCTCATCGAGGCCAAGCGGATTCCCGGGATGCTCGTTTTCCTGGACAGCCCGATGGCGGTGGACGTCCTGCAGATTTACCGGGACTATCCGGCGTACATGGACGCCGAGACACGGCAGACTTTGGAGAGCCCGACGCTCCGCCGGGTCAGCGAGCATTGGTTGCGTCTGGTCCGCGGCAGACGCGAGTCCCAGGCCATCAACAGCATCCGCGGCACCTGCATCATCATGGCCGGCTCGGGAATGTGTACCGGCGGTCGCATCAAGCATCACCTTCTCCACAACCTCGGCCGGCCCGGCTCCACCGTCGTCTTCGTCGGCTACCAGGCGGTGGGGACGCTCGGCCGCCTGATCCACGACGGCGCCGAGGAGGTGCGCCTCTTCGGCCAGATGCTGAAGGTGCGCGCCCAGGTGCGGTCGATCCAAGGACTCTCCGCCCATGCCGGGAGGTCGGACCTCCTGCAATGGCTCTCGCACTTCCGGCAGCCACCGCGGCGCCTCATCGTCACCCACGGCGAGGAGAAGGCGGCGTTGGCCCTGGCCGAGGAAATCCGCACCCGGATGGGCTGGGAGGTCACCGTGCCGCAATACATGGACGAAATCTCCCTCTCCTGA
- the chrA gene encoding chromate efflux transporter, with amino-acid sequence MIETVRRPAPVTFSDALAVWWRVGLHSFGGPAGQIATMHRILVQEKKWIGEPRFLHALNYCMLLPGPEAQQLAIYIGWLLHGMRGGLVAGILFVLPGAAVMLALSMLYAGLHGLGFVVAVFFGLKAAVLAVVLEAVVRIGRRVLRTAALVCIAALAFVGIFFFQVPFPLIVLGAGIAGALRAWLRPGQLPQLQTPDGENRDDKPVVDALLDDRVPAHTMPHLARSLQVAAAGLVLWFAPIAIVAVCAGMQHVFVQEALFFSKVAVVTFGGAYAVLAYVAQQAVGLRGWLQPSEMLDGLGMAETTPGPLILVLQFVGFVAAYRSAGELPPLVAGVLGAAVTLWVTFVPCFLWVFLGAPYVESLRGNRKLAASLEAITAAVVGVILNLAIWFALHVLFTELETFRGPMGLRLLVPVPATLDEPALLIAVGAFVATFWLKARMLPTLGAATAAGLVYHLVFRR; translated from the coding sequence ATGATCGAGACGGTACGCCGACCGGCTCCGGTGACGTTCAGCGACGCGCTCGCCGTGTGGTGGCGCGTCGGGCTCCACAGCTTCGGCGGACCGGCGGGGCAGATCGCGACCATGCACCGGATCCTGGTGCAGGAAAAGAAGTGGATCGGCGAGCCCCGCTTCCTGCACGCGCTCAACTACTGCATGCTGCTGCCCGGCCCCGAGGCGCAGCAGCTCGCCATCTACATCGGCTGGCTGCTGCACGGTATGCGCGGTGGGCTCGTGGCGGGGATCCTCTTCGTGTTGCCGGGCGCCGCCGTCATGCTCGCGCTCAGCATGCTGTATGCCGGCCTGCACGGGCTCGGCTTCGTCGTCGCGGTGTTCTTCGGCCTGAAGGCCGCGGTGCTGGCGGTGGTCCTCGAGGCCGTGGTGCGCATCGGCCGCCGGGTGTTGAGGACCGCCGCACTGGTCTGTATCGCCGCGCTCGCCTTCGTCGGCATTTTCTTCTTCCAGGTGCCGTTCCCGCTCATCGTCCTCGGCGCCGGGATCGCCGGCGCCCTCCGCGCCTGGCTTCGTCCAGGACAACTCCCCCAGCTGCAAACACCGGACGGGGAGAACCGCGACGACAAACCTGTCGTGGATGCGCTGCTCGACGATCGGGTGCCCGCTCACACCATGCCGCACCTCGCAAGGTCGCTGCAGGTGGCGGCGGCAGGTCTCGTTCTCTGGTTCGCGCCCATCGCGATCGTGGCGGTGTGTGCAGGCATGCAGCACGTCTTCGTCCAAGAGGCGCTCTTCTTCAGCAAGGTGGCGGTGGTGACCTTCGGTGGCGCCTACGCCGTCCTCGCCTACGTGGCGCAGCAGGCCGTAGGGCTCCGCGGCTGGTTGCAGCCCAGCGAGATGCTGGACGGGCTCGGCATGGCGGAAACGACGCCGGGCCCGCTCATCCTCGTGCTGCAGTTCGTCGGCTTCGTGGCGGCATACCGCAGCGCCGGCGAGCTCCCGCCGCTCGTCGCCGGAGTCCTCGGAGCGGCAGTCACCCTCTGGGTCACGTTCGTCCCCTGCTTCCTCTGGGTCTTCCTCGGCGCCCCGTACGTCGAGTCGCTGCGAGGGAACCGGAAGCTGGCAGCCTCGTTGGAGGCCATCACGGCCGCGGTCGTCGGCGTGATTCTGAATCTCGCGATCTGGTTCGCGCTGCACGTCCTGTTCACGGAGCTCGAAACGTTCCGCGGTCCCATGGGGCTGCGCCTGCTCGTGCCGGTACCGGCCACACTCGACGAGCCGGCGCTCTTGATCGCTGTCGGCGCCTTCGTCGCCACCTTCTGGCTGAAAGCCAGGATGCTGCCGACGCTCGGCGCTGCGACTGCCGCCGGTCTGGTGTACCACCTCGTCTTCAGGCGGTGA
- a CDS encoding chromate resistance protein ChrB domain-containing protein, whose product MAPAGEAQWLLLIHQLPPKPDYLRVKVWRRLQRLGAIAIKNSVYVLPRSEQAQEDFQWVLQEIAPQGGEASICEARFVQGLSDAQVEAMFRSARDADYAVVAEEARRAREDLPRRATIAPERRAQGEAELARLKRRRDEIVAIDFLGAPGRVTADAALTALESRLRAASVTAAGHGRASKPTAPTRMHGRTWVTRKGIHIDRIASAWLIRKCIDPKARFRFVAAKGYRPAAGELRFDMFAAEYTHQGDHCTFEVLLQRFGLDDPALRHIAEIVHDIDLKDCKFRRPEAPGIERLIAGICMSQPQDPQRLTRGAAVFDDLYRSFRRSK is encoded by the coding sequence ATGGCGCCGGCCGGCGAGGCACAGTGGCTGCTGCTCATCCACCAGCTCCCGCCCAAGCCCGATTACCTGCGGGTCAAGGTCTGGCGGCGTCTGCAGCGCCTTGGGGCCATCGCGATCAAGAACTCGGTGTACGTGTTGCCGCGTAGCGAGCAGGCGCAAGAGGACTTCCAATGGGTCCTGCAGGAGATCGCGCCGCAAGGCGGAGAGGCGTCGATCTGCGAAGCCCGCTTCGTGCAGGGTCTGTCCGACGCCCAGGTGGAAGCGATGTTCCGCTCCGCACGGGACGCCGACTACGCCGTGGTCGCGGAGGAGGCACGCCGGGCGCGCGAGGACCTGCCGCGCCGCGCCACCATCGCGCCGGAGAGACGCGCGCAGGGGGAAGCGGAGCTGGCGCGCCTCAAACGCCGGCGCGACGAGATCGTGGCGATCGATTTCCTGGGGGCTCCGGGACGGGTCACCGCCGATGCAGCGCTGACCGCGCTGGAGTCGCGGCTGCGGGCGGCGTCGGTGACCGCCGCGGGACACGGGCGCGCCTCCAAGCCCACAGCGCCCACTCGCATGCACGGCCGCACCTGGGTGACGCGCAAGGGCATCCACATCGACCGGATCGCCAGCGCCTGGCTCATCCGCAAGTGCATCGACCCGAAGGCGCGCTTCCGCTTCGTGGCGGCGAAGGGCTATCGGCCGGCGGCCGGTGAGCTGCGCTTCGACATGTTCGCGGCCGAGTACACCCACCAGGGGGACCACTGCACCTTCGAGGTCCTGCTGCAGAGATTCGGCCTCGACGATCCGGCGCTGCGGCACATCGCCGAGATCGTCCACGACATCGACCTCAAGGACTGCAAGTTCAGGCGGCCCGAGGCGCCCGGCATCGAGCGCCTGATCGCCGGCATCTGCATGTCCCAGCCGCAGGATCCGCAGCGGCTGACCCGGGGCGCGGCGGTGTTCGACGATCTCTACCGGAGCTTCAGGAGAAGCAAATGA
- a CDS encoding D-alanyl-D-alanine carboxypeptidase family protein — MALRASIVRSLLAVVVAALVCMGLVNRGEAQVVARAAVVIDSENGRTLFAKNPDLRLYPASTTKVMTAIVAIESGRLDEIVVIRESDIRVEPSVIGLVPGERITLRELVYGLLLRSGNDAARAIARYLAGSEAQFAMMMNAKAIKLGCTATHFTNPHGLTSTKHYTTARDLGRIMRYAMRNPEFREITGTKYYRCSSPRGREFYNKNKLLRMYKGANGGKPGYTRAAQQTLVASASRAGHELVVVCLASRGRCLWSDATRLLDLGFNRVAAAPVVGSVSTAAAAAGSH, encoded by the coding sequence ATGGCGCTCCGGGCAAGCATCGTGCGTTCTCTACTCGCGGTCGTTGTGGCCGCACTCGTCTGCATGGGGCTGGTGAATCGCGGCGAGGCCCAAGTAGTGGCTCGCGCCGCTGTGGTGATCGACTCGGAGAACGGTCGCACGCTGTTCGCCAAGAACCCCGACCTGCGCCTCTATCCCGCCAGCACCACCAAGGTGATGACCGCGATCGTGGCCATCGAGAGCGGCCGGCTGGACGAGATCGTCGTCATCCGCGAGAGCGACATCCGCGTAGAGCCGAGCGTCATCGGCCTCGTTCCCGGCGAGCGGATCACGTTGCGCGAGCTCGTCTACGGTTTGCTGCTGCGCTCGGGGAACGATGCCGCCCGCGCCATCGCCCGGTACCTCGCCGGGTCGGAAGCCCAGTTCGCCATGATGATGAACGCCAAGGCGATCAAGCTGGGCTGCACGGCGACCCACTTCACCAATCCCCACGGTCTCACCAGTACGAAGCACTACACGACGGCGCGCGACCTCGGGCGCATCATGCGTTACGCCATGCGCAACCCCGAGTTCCGTGAGATCACCGGCACGAAGTACTACCGCTGCAGCTCGCCCCGGGGCCGGGAGTTCTACAACAAGAACAAGCTCCTCCGCATGTACAAGGGCGCCAACGGCGGCAAGCCGGGCTACACCCGCGCCGCGCAGCAGACCCTGGTGGCCAGCGCCAGTCGCGCCGGGCACGAACTCGTGGTAGTCTGTCTCGCGAGCCGTGGGCGTTGCTTGTGGAGCGACGCCACCCGGTTGCTCGACCTGGGTTTCAACCGGGTCGCGGCGGCGCCGGTCGTGGGGAGCGTCTCCACTGCCGCTGCTGCAGCCGGCAGCCACTGA
- the pepE gene encoding dipeptidase PepE: MRILLISNSTMYGRGYLDHAESEIVELLGRARKVLFVPFAMHDLAAYAAKAKARFESMGYAVESIHEASDAPAAVDQAEALFIGGGNTFRLLDALYRRDLLEPIRRRVSRGAPFIGSSAGSIVAGPSIKTTKDMPIVQPPSFLSLGLVPFQISPHYLDPDPASTHMGETQEERIQQFLEENDAPVLGLREGGMLRAGEGLPVLRGSTPARIFRRGSPPVEAVAGSTLEML, encoded by the coding sequence ATGCGGATCCTGCTCATCAGCAACTCGACGATGTACGGGCGCGGCTACCTCGATCACGCCGAGAGTGAGATCGTCGAGCTCTTGGGCCGCGCTCGCAAGGTGCTGTTCGTTCCGTTCGCCATGCACGACCTGGCGGCTTACGCGGCCAAGGCCAAGGCCCGCTTCGAGTCGATGGGGTATGCCGTCGAGTCGATCCACGAAGCGTCCGATGCGCCAGCGGCCGTCGATCAGGCCGAGGCCCTCTTCATCGGCGGCGGCAACACCTTCCGGCTGCTGGATGCGCTCTACCGCCGCGACCTCCTCGAACCGATCCGCCGGCGTGTGTCGCGTGGGGCTCCCTTCATCGGTTCCAGTGCTGGCTCCATCGTCGCCGGACCCAGCATCAAGACGACCAAGGACATGCCGATCGTGCAGCCTCCTTCTTTCCTCTCCCTCGGGCTCGTGCCCTTCCAAATCAGCCCGCACTATCTGGATCCCGATCCGGCCTCGACGCACATGGGCGAAACCCAGGAAGAGCGGATCCAGCAGTTCCTGGAGGAGAACGATGCGCCCGTGCTGGGACTGCGAGAGGGAGGAATGCTGCGCGCCGGCGAGGGGTTGCCCGTGCTGCGCGGCTCCACTCCCGCCCGGATCTTCCGCCGCGGGAGCCCGCCGGTGGAAGCGGTCGCGGGATCGACACTGGAAATGTTGTGA